The proteins below come from a single Vidua chalybeata isolate OUT-0048 chromosome 1, bVidCha1 merged haplotype, whole genome shotgun sequence genomic window:
- the C1H7orf25 gene encoding UPF0415 protein C7orf25 homolog isoform X2: protein MSVQSLLCERIAVAKDLIKRAEALSKSQKRRIEGGAKLCSKLKAELNFLHRVEAGKVAIKESHLQSTNLTHLQAIIQSAENLEDVVSVLHVFAYEDRFGEKQTLVVDVVANGGHTWVKAIGRKAEALHNIWLGRGQYGDKSVIEQAEDFLQASCQQPVEYSNPHIIFAFYNSVSSPMAERLKEMGISVRGDVVAVNSLVEPSAENEHCDSSESDEEGPELLQVTRVDRENLVASIAFPTQIKVNVCNRVNLDITTLITYVSALSYGGCYFVFKEKVLTEQADQERRERVLPQLKEFMEGKELFACESAVRDFQSILETLGGPGEKERAALLVKRINVVPDQPSDRALGLVASSKINSRSLAIFGTGDTLKAITMTANSGFVRAAANQGVRFSVFVHQPRALTESKESFATPLPKHCPSDNGV, encoded by the coding sequence ATGTCTGTGCAGTCGCTGCTTTGTGAAAGAATTGCTGTTGCCAAAGACTTGATTAAGAGAGCAGAAGCCCTTTCCAAGTCCCAGAAAAGGAGAATAGAAGGTGGGGCAAAGCTATGTAGCAAACTGAAAGCTGAGCTAAATTTCTTACACAGGGTGGAGGCCGGGAAAGTGGCCATTAAAGAATCCCATCTACAGAGTACAAACCTGACCCACCTCCAAGCCATTATTCAGTCAGCAGAGAACCTGGAGGATGTTGTCAGCGTCCTCCATGTCTTTGCTTACGAGGACAGGTTTGGAGAGAAACAGACACTGGTGGTAGATGTTGTTGCAAATGGAGGTCACACATGGGTGAAGGCCATCGGTCGTAAAGCTGAGGCCCTGCATAACATCTGGCTGGGAAGGGGCCAGTATGGTGACAAAAGTGTCATTGAGCAGGCAGAGGACTTCCTGCAAGCGAGCTGTCAGCAGCCAGTGGAGTACAGCAATCCCCACATCATCTTTGCATTCTACAACAGCGTGTCCAGTCCTATGGCAGAGAGGCTCAAGGAGATGGGAATATCTGTGAGAGGAGATGTTGTTGCTGTGAACTCACTGGTAGAACCATCTGCAGAAAATGAACACTGTGACAGCAGTGAATCAGATGAAGAGGGCCCTGAACTCCTGCAGGTTACCAGAGTAGACCGGGAGAATTTAGTGGCCAGCATTGCTTTCCCTACCCAGATCAAAGTAAACGTCTGCAATAGAGTTAATTTGGACATCACTACCTTAATAACCTACGTCTCTGCGCTGAGCTATGGTGGCTGCTACTTTGTCTTCAAAGAAAAAGTACTGACAGAGCAAGCAGACCaagaaagaagggagagagTCCTGCCTCAGCTGAAGGAGTTCATGGAGGGAAAAGAGCTCTTTGCCTGTGAATCTGCTGTCAGAGATTTTCAGTCCATCTTGGAAACGCTGGGAGGAcctggggagaaagagagagctGCATTACTTGTTAAAAGAATTAACGTGGTGCCAGATCAGCCCTCAGACCGTGCCTTAGGACTAGTGGCTAGTTCAAAAATCAACAGCCGCTCTTTAGCCATTTTTGGGACAGGAGACACTTTAAAAGCCATCACCATGACTGCAAATAGTGGGTTTGTGAGGGCAGCAGCAAACCAAGGTGTCAGGTTCAGTGTTTTTGTCCATCAGCCACGAGCATtgacagaaagcaaagaatCTTTTGCCACACCTCTACCAAAGCACTGCCCATCTGATAATGGAGTGTAA
- the C1H7orf25 gene encoding UPF0415 protein C7orf25 homolog isoform X1: MNNVSNMSVQSLLCERIAVAKDLIKRAEALSKSQKRRIEGGAKLCSKLKAELNFLHRVEAGKVAIKESHLQSTNLTHLQAIIQSAENLEDVVSVLHVFAYEDRFGEKQTLVVDVVANGGHTWVKAIGRKAEALHNIWLGRGQYGDKSVIEQAEDFLQASCQQPVEYSNPHIIFAFYNSVSSPMAERLKEMGISVRGDVVAVNSLVEPSAENEHCDSSESDEEGPELLQVTRVDRENLVASIAFPTQIKVNVCNRVNLDITTLITYVSALSYGGCYFVFKEKVLTEQADQERRERVLPQLKEFMEGKELFACESAVRDFQSILETLGGPGEKERAALLVKRINVVPDQPSDRALGLVASSKINSRSLAIFGTGDTLKAITMTANSGFVRAAANQGVRFSVFVHQPRALTESKESFATPLPKHCPSDNGV; the protein is encoded by the exons AT GAATAATGTTTCCAACATGTCTGTGCAGTCGCTGCTTTGTGAAAGAATTGCTGTTGCCAAAGACTTGATTAAGAGAGCAGAAGCCCTTTCCAAGTCCCAGAAAAGGAGAATAGAAGGTGGGGCAAAGCTATGTAGCAAACTGAAAGCTGAGCTAAATTTCTTACACAGGGTGGAGGCCGGGAAAGTGGCCATTAAAGAATCCCATCTACAGAGTACAAACCTGACCCACCTCCAAGCCATTATTCAGTCAGCAGAGAACCTGGAGGATGTTGTCAGCGTCCTCCATGTCTTTGCTTACGAGGACAGGTTTGGAGAGAAACAGACACTGGTGGTAGATGTTGTTGCAAATGGAGGTCACACATGGGTGAAGGCCATCGGTCGTAAAGCTGAGGCCCTGCATAACATCTGGCTGGGAAGGGGCCAGTATGGTGACAAAAGTGTCATTGAGCAGGCAGAGGACTTCCTGCAAGCGAGCTGTCAGCAGCCAGTGGAGTACAGCAATCCCCACATCATCTTTGCATTCTACAACAGCGTGTCCAGTCCTATGGCAGAGAGGCTCAAGGAGATGGGAATATCTGTGAGAGGAGATGTTGTTGCTGTGAACTCACTGGTAGAACCATCTGCAGAAAATGAACACTGTGACAGCAGTGAATCAGATGAAGAGGGCCCTGAACTCCTGCAGGTTACCAGAGTAGACCGGGAGAATTTAGTGGCCAGCATTGCTTTCCCTACCCAGATCAAAGTAAACGTCTGCAATAGAGTTAATTTGGACATCACTACCTTAATAACCTACGTCTCTGCGCTGAGCTATGGTGGCTGCTACTTTGTCTTCAAAGAAAAAGTACTGACAGAGCAAGCAGACCaagaaagaagggagagagTCCTGCCTCAGCTGAAGGAGTTCATGGAGGGAAAAGAGCTCTTTGCCTGTGAATCTGCTGTCAGAGATTTTCAGTCCATCTTGGAAACGCTGGGAGGAcctggggagaaagagagagctGCATTACTTGTTAAAAGAATTAACGTGGTGCCAGATCAGCCCTCAGACCGTGCCTTAGGACTAGTGGCTAGTTCAAAAATCAACAGCCGCTCTTTAGCCATTTTTGGGACAGGAGACACTTTAAAAGCCATCACCATGACTGCAAATAGTGGGTTTGTGAGGGCAGCAGCAAACCAAGGTGTCAGGTTCAGTGTTTTTGTCCATCAGCCACGAGCATtgacagaaagcaaagaatCTTTTGCCACACCTCTACCAAAGCACTGCCCATCTGATAATGGAGTGTAA